In Juglans microcarpa x Juglans regia isolate MS1-56 chromosome 1S, Jm3101_v1.0, whole genome shotgun sequence, the genomic stretch CTCATCTGAACggtatttttgtataatttcctattctgtatttatatattagtattttggGTGATCTTGGTTATCAGTGAAACTGTAATTTCTTGTTTGCAGGTCAGTGTGGTAGATGAACTTGGCATCCCTGTAAAGTTCGTTGGTGTTGGAGAAGGTGTTGAAGATCTTCAACCGTTTGATGCTGAGGCCTTTGTTGATGCCATATTTTCATAAAGCCTAAAAGGTGATCGGTAGTTTTTTGCTATTGAGTGTACAACTcccatttctttccttccttttattttttccttatcatatttcaaaattgaTTGTATAGGCTTTACCCTAGTCCAGTTGTGAATCGGACCCCACTGTCCCACACACATGATACCACCCTAACTTGGGTCATATTTTCCCCATGGAATTGTGGAATTCTCTCTTCAACTTGATTCACTACTACCTGTCTTATACCTTGTACTGGTTCAGAAGCCTAATTAATGGTGTAATGCAACTTTCTCCtaagaaatattttacaaatgatttttcCTTGGTTCTTCATTACACTAAGCCCCcttttggatacagaaacggtttcatttctcatcattacaactttttcaaattctcacacaaaatataataaacaattcaactttttcaaatcctaaagtaataataatattaaaaaaataatattctaacaatattttattcaacttttaacttttatttaaaactatctcatatcatctcatctcactatccaaatgatgCCTAAACTAGTGTTTTCTTTGACTGCATTCTCTTTTATAGGGTTTCTTGTCTTGCAATTCAGAAAAGTCCTCGGCATAATAGCTGTAGCCAGAAGAGATTAACCTTGAGGTCAGTTTCTGAGAGTTCAAGAATACTTTCTCATACAAACGTGAGAAGAAGTGAGTTTTGGCTGCGGAGAAGTGGCCCTTGTCAAGACCGTACACAATTCTTTCCTGCTGATTATGGTTGCAATGACGAAAATTTAATGTGCGAGATTTCATCTCTAATGATCACTAATTTTaattctccttttcttttcggtGTCAACTGTCAACCATTcattatatttagaaaaatgctactcgCAACCGCCCTGGGAAACCCCCATGGCATTGCATCTGACGTGGCAAATGCAATGACACCATTTCTATTCCCTTGAAGACAGAAGGGGCAATGATGGCCACCTTTCCCATTTCACCCCCATCCTCAAGAAAACTCTCTTTTCATTGCCTTCGTCTTTGTCTTCTGCATCCCCATGAAGCTCCATTGTCTTCTCCACGAAGTCACCGCCCCACGAAGCCACAGCCCAGTTTTCATCTTCTACACAGTTAGTGGATTTTGATTCTAATGGGTATATTTTGCAAATCTTTTGCTTGCATTATATAGCTGACTGGAGtgagtttttctaaaaatatatgatataactCTGTTCTGCAACAACCATTTTGGATTTGGGAGCACTCTCAGCCGGCCATAATCAACAAACAATGATTTATctggaaagataaaaaaataaaaaataaaaaaaataaaaatacgtaGAAAATGagttcaagaaaaatataggaAATGGGTTTGGCAAAAATCTGGATAtgggtttggaaaaaaaattaagaaatgggtttgaaaaaaatatgttaatgatgaaatctaaaagatgaattttttttttttggtggagaAATGCTTCAACGTACGaagtttatttgttttgataggCAGTTCCCTCAACCATTCTCTTGTTCCATCTTGAGCCAAATACGTCCAAAGGCCTCACTTTATGTTGTTGTTAAGATATAGGAGAAATAGGATGAATCGTCCAATGACTAGctatcaaagaagaaaagaaaggccCTTTTGATCCATTCTCACGTAGGCCTTCAGAAGAAGCTGCTTGAGAATTAGCTGTGGGGAATACCCTCTTGCTCTGGTTTGCTAGCACTTGAAGAAGGAAAACTCAACTTTTTggcttctcatttttttctttttttgctttttaagttcaattttacttttttagttCACTTCCACATAGGCTAGCCGGTTACCCCACGTTTGTACGTGCCGGTTGTACTTAGCagttttgttatatttattctCAGCATTTGAGTaatcctatttaattaaattattccatcatttattatctaattagctgttttcttatatatattattttttaaacaatccATGATGGGTTTTGCAGTAGTCGAGCATTCATATCCGAATGAgcaaattttttcctaaattttaactaaaaatcatCTTTCCCGAAAATTTTCACTAAATTCTActcatcttttcaaaatttcagaCATCCCACTCTTTATTCTTTCTCTAGTCTACTAAAATAatctctctattctttttttgttattttttctactcattTCTTTGTACATTCTtctaacccttttttttttttgtttttttttttggaaagagcataagaaaattttttaatttaattttttttttcacatttttgtaattatttgttgtacccatgttttcaatttttcatccgtaatgatttttttaaaaactaatatctTCAAAATCAGTGTTTTGgtaacaataatatatttttttaaaatcataattttcacaaatggtcatttttaaaaaaaacaaaaaaacaaaaattggatCATCTCAACTGtgatatttattttccaaattttaattacaaaaaatatgagCATGAGAGATTGggagaaaattttgttttattgattagaaaaaaatattttttggatgaaCATGGCTCATACAATGATGACAATGGATGCATTGGCATGTGTGGCTCACACGACGACGACGGAGTGGTAAGTGAGAAAAATAATGCAAAAGATCCGAAGGGTGGAGCGAACCAACGGGGgaggatttttcttttgaggggatataattttctacaacttattaagaatatattttctaaaaattaatttatgactAAACATTCAAATTGATGTACATACAAATccactttagtattttttatgtatgaaatgcatattatataatttaaaggACATACAAAATAAATCTCGAAACTTAACTCAATAATATTAAGTTgtctagatatatatatatatatatatatatatatatatatgtttcgaTCTGAGTTTTCAAAATAAGAAACTAATTTACCCGACTCAATAATTTTCAATGATCCATATATCTCAACTTAATTTTTCAAGCTAAGAAATGATCAGTGTAAAtctaaaagttcaaaaaaaaaaaaaaaaaactccaaattttaattcaaagatagcgaaaaaggtaaaaatattcaatgtacatgtgcatatataaaatgaatcaatctcgtcattttataaatttgataaGACATATGAATACATAAGAAAAAGCAATTGcacatctttcttttttctattaaagaaTGATTGGCCAAAGTAgctattttctattaaaaaaaataacggagttaattacattaatagaaTGCGTAAAGAgtaaacaaaaatgatttcacataaatttttgtttatcttttcaTTCAGTTGATCATAAAAGTTTTTAATATAgggaaatatttaaaaaaaaaaaatttaatcactatttttcaaaaagaaatgtTATGATAAGGCTTTGTACCAATAAAACCCAAGGCTTCAATGTTACACACAAAGTGTCTGGCTTGAGTGATGCAAGTCGCATTGCCGCAATGTAGGAAACAAGTACAGATATAGATGGAAGGAAGAGAGAAGCGTGTGAGGGACTCgacctcttaaaaaaaataaaattttgaaatgatttGGAAAGATGTCTTGAATTGTTGAAAAGCAGAGAGAGAATAGAGAGCATGTATGATACGCTGAACAATGTAAATTTTAAGGGGTTTTACAAACTTAGTGTTGATTTTCTCATAGCTTTGAAAGAGGCATGTTGTAGAAAGTGGCACGAGCAGTATAAACCAACTGCTCAGTTTCCTTAAGCTTGAACTCCACTGCAACTACAGTCAAATTTGTTCCACTCCTGACTACAGAGCCATCAACTATCACCTCTGCCTGTATGTAGAAATAAGGTCCACCTCAAAggaaattttaaatgaaaaataaatattaataatattgtgaaaacAGTAAACTAAATCATAATAATCAAGCATGTGTATGTGTTTGCTAACAGAATCCATTTAAGAGCAAGACATCATGGTAACAAGTTGGTATTAATTGGCTTCAGCCTGGAGTTTTCTCCTTCTGTGAGCCAGTCAATGGCTTAATGCTAGTGAGTTGAGAGCACGTATTTATCACTCTCACATTAACCAAAGAGGGGCTATAATTGGAGATACTATTGTTTCTGGTATAAAAGTTCCTATTCAATACTTGTGACAAACAGAATACTTGCTGTGTGATACAGGCTGCAAACTATAATCATCCTTTTGGCCACTTGTAAGAGATGCTGGGATCTTTGGGTCATCAAATTGATGGATGCGATACATTAAACAAGCAATTTCAGTATCAAAGTCACTCTTACTCAAGAATCTCGCAAGAAGAATGAGGTTGTTGTTATATTATTCCAAAAAACTCATGCCTTCATCTGCATGATCAGCTTTAATTTCCGTTGCCACTGTGATTCTCACTCTCTTCCAAGGCAACTTCAAATATGGCATCTCAAGGGAAGAGTCCAGCACTCAAAGAAAGGATAAAAATTTTGAAGCCGCCTTTCCATCCAAAAAATGTTGCCCACGGAAGACAAAGCCAGCATAGTTTGACACTcgaattacaatccaaatatgAAGAGCATCTTAGATGCTTGCCTTCACAGTAAATACAAAAATCCTAGGGGTTATCATCTTTATTTGAATGACTCGCCATTCCATGGATTTATATAgagatttattttgtaatacaATTGTATCTGGTGAAGAATTTAGCGTTTGACAGATGTGAATCACCTAAATGaatcaaaacaaaaagtgaaatggaaaaaaaacacTTACATTAGTTCGAGCAGCGGAGAGATATGACATACTCAGTTCCCCAAGAAAGAGTTCCTTGTCCTCATCCACCATGGTTCTAGCACAAGCAATTGCCACCATCTCAGCAACAGCCGCAACAGCCGCTCCATGCATTGAACCGTAGAAATTCTGCAAAACCACGAATAATAATCTTAAAGAACGTTCCATTTTTCTGCATCTCTAACAGTATGTGCAAAAACACAACCTTCTTTTACTACCAATTTGATTCTCATATTTTGAGTAACCCACAAAACAATATATGTTTGCTCAGATTCCCAGATATGATATTAGTCAACATCTTACGCACCTATATGAGTATAATTTTCCTTAAAAGATCTTACATCAGAGATCAAACGTTTGATAGGGCGTTACCTCCCAATTCATGGACCAATACTATAAACCCAAATCTGTTTTATGTTGGTTCATTTCTCAGAAGCCAAACGAAGCATAAAGGCACCATTTTACTCAAACCCAGACATCGGAAAAGCAAAATCTCAAAAAACTAGTTCAATTAAAACTTTCACTGGTAAAGTAATTTCCATCATTCCCTCAGTGACCAAACAAATATCCGATATGTAAAGTACAACGAATACACAAAAGGGGAGGTAAGAGATGGAATTTATTACACTAATTGCGAGTGTGACCGAGAGGAGACAGGTGACTCGGCCACGTACGACTCGTTGGGGCTTGAGGTTGCCGCGAACCAGGTCAAAGTACAAGTCCTTTGAGTTTGTGTTGCAAACTTCTCGGAGGAGATCAGAGATTTCTGGTCCTTCAAGCATACCCTTGATCCTAGAGACGGATTGAGGAGATACTTCCTTGGAGATTATCATCGTGCTGGAGTTTGAATCTCGGACATCATAATTCGTCATGGAGGATTTTGCCTTTGATTctctctggtttttttttttttttttttttttttttttttttttttttttttttttttttcagaagcTCTCGTCGGTCTCTTGCCCACCGGATTAAGGAGATACGTTTGGGTGCcacgtcctttttttttttttttcccatttaagGCTATACGTCCCTCACCGATggattttgtcatttttctatttctatttaaatagatatatttacacattaatatatatttatttaaataaaataataaattacatattaatatgtaatataaATGATGataagcaaaataaattttccttttaaatcttattcaatttgtacaattattttttactctttatttttgtttttgtttttcgaacattttaattaaataaaataaatattgttaaaataaaaaataaaaaaagtattcaacttatacaaattaaactaaattacatataaaattattagaattatttattttaatgctaGTGATgcgaagaaagaaaattttctcGTAAATCACAATTGGAGTCTTTGATTCTCTACCAACCATATTGagattaattaatatgatttacaATCATGCaaagacttaaaaaaataatcttatattcATTACTAATAAACTGCAGATCTAATTAGCATTTAGAAGTAATGTatacaatattaattacattaatatgtgATCTAATACTTGAGCTCATAGATGTCTgaaacataaagaaaataattgttttatttttaaattagtagatcggcctcgtttggatacaaaaaatattttatctcatctcgttattacaaatttattatattttcacacaaaatataataaaaaattcaattttttcaaatctcaaaataataataatattaaaaaataatattttaataatattttattcaattttcatatcgactcatctcatcttaactcactgtCAAAACCGCatcctaataaaatattaaaataaagcaaTTCTAGGAGCAATGCTACACACCTTTCCCAACCTCCACATACcacatttatttaaatttttaaatttttttaatatttttttaaattttttttgaatttattctttttaaattaattcaatttttctattcattattcatatattaaatatttgataaaagaaaaaaataataaaaattaaaaaaagtgtagtTTGTGTAAATAGTAAGAGGTTGTATAGATTTATTCTTTATggttataattttattcaatcaTTTGTTTAATTCTAACTTAGCCTACTTCAATTTAGATCGGTAGAAAGAGAACACTACAACTTTGCATAGTGGcttctaattgtaatttaaataataattaaattaatcaatTTCTATTgcttaagtttttatttttaaaagtaatgattttacattttatagAATTAAGATATTGAATTCATACTTTGGCTTTATTTATTAAGAGAGAGCCTAGTCCATACATGagataaaatgttataataaaatttaaataataacaaatttaCTTGGAATGACTtggcccaataattctaagatcaagatattaataatttttattgagtctaaattatattaatgggCCATATTAGATAAGTCCACGAGCAATAAATTATTGAGCTTGATTAgaagttttaattaggctcaataactaaGGTAGACTCCTTTAGCATTTAAAGATTGactattagaaatttatttcaatttaaaatcatcactgattgaagtctcATACACAGTCTCAGTCACTGTCAAGCCTACATTgagattatgtttttaaatttaaacgcTTTTCTTAAATGATCATGAGCGAGTTGAAGTCGAAGTCGAAGTTGTCAGCATCCTATTCCAACAGAGATACAACTCTACAAGTCATCTTCACGTTAAAATTCTTTAACTGAGTCCAACTCAAACTGGTCGTCACCCTCTTCCAAgtctttctataaatatatctctTTCGTgtgttatttgagaaaaaaaaaaagaaaaaaaaaaagaagataaacctcCCAATCCAACATCGTGATCAATTTTGCATTGAAAATTTTAGGAAGCAACACTACAAGGTAAATAACttaatcataaattaggattaacataggttagctagttatatatatatatatatatatatatatatatatattattactattaaaacCAATTCTTTAGAATCCAGTATTTACATATCACGCATGTCATAATAATTGCAAGCACataattcatcatatttcattctacatattatatttatatatgtattatgtatctcacattgcataagacacgtaagctttcataagatcaagtgtaagataagttcAGAACAATTAATCAAGTAGTCATTCAGATGGATGGTACCAATGCAAATTTATAGGTAGACGTGCAAGCTACAGATCTAAGCGTGGTCCATCATAGTATGATAGAATACTATTAatggctccccttgcggccgctGGATGTGGGGTTGGTGTACAATATTGTATACATGGTTATATGTGTGGACCAGTAAGATAAATATAATCAGTTAGATAATTCATGACAAGACATGCATGACATAAGCATACATATGAgtgatcatgattttaagtttttaacataaaatattttttaaaaaatcttatattaagtatgtttacgttataaTGGATTTCTTACTAaatcatcaactcattttagtttatttttatgtttttaaaccaccttAGGTTAGGATAATTATGACGATAGAGGTGTAAGATGAAACTTAGTTTAGGGAGACATGATAGTGGCCTAGATCATATACAgaaattttaagttatgattttcaTTACAAGgactttaagaaattttaataaatatttctgcACACTCTCTTTTATGATCTcgatattttaataaaaaattattttatttataaaatctttacgctttctttagaataaaagaaaatatttttaagtcaatatTCAGCAGTAgtactccgactccgaattttaaaagtgactttattcttaaacttgGAGTGCTGGGTGTCACATTACTTCTTTGTAGACTTTTGAAATAAACGACGATCTAACAGGCACATGATTTTGTGCAGAGAAGTGAATCATATAGATGGTTTACCTGTTACTGCACTAAACAACAttgatttaattgaaaattcCCTTCTGTTGTGTCATAATCTTGTCGTGATTCAAATTGTGCGTGGAACCAACTACAAAAGCGTGTATTTTATTCGAAGCATTCAGCCAAGCAAGACtttggtattatatatatattatgtatgtatatatatatatgcatatatatacatatgcatattataattatcatcACATACTGAGATTAGGAGCAGACTAATTTTTTCTGACGAGGAATCTTTGAGACCGTGCAAATGCAACATATCTTTTAACCGGACTCAATTAATCCCTAGACCATGTAACAAAGTCTCCACACCGATCTGGTAGATCATCGGCTTTTCATcgataaaaaattgtttgcatccGGGGGTTTAAACCTTAGACATGGAGGGCGTATACTACCAAGATCAAGGCCTTACAACTTGTGCCAACCCTTAGGGATTAGGTGCAAActagaaataaacaaaaaagctaattaagttgattaaaaaaaacccaaagCAAATGATATTATTATGGTTCAATCATCTACTAACAAAGGTGAATCCCAAAAAGATggaatttaaaacaaataagttCCAACTTAAACGCAAAGAGAGTTGAAAGATCTAAAGTTATAACAAACGCATAAGATGCCGTTTTGACATTCTAGAACAGCTTAAAACTGTAGTCAGGGGAACTGCTTATTTAAAGAGCAGTAACTAGTTACTAGCTGAGTCACTGCTCTGAAGATTGGGTACCTGCTCCGCGTCTAGGCCAGCCTGATGAGGGCAGTCGGCTTTAGTGCTCTCTCCCAAACCAGTGCTGTCCTTAGGACCAGTGCTCTCTGCCAAGTCATTGATTTCGTCACCTGGAGGAGACATAGAAGTTCGCATGAGAAGGAAACAAGAAGTCAAAATCATCACCCAAATGAACTTATGCCAAAGCAGTAGAGATGGGAGCACTACAATGAATGCCAGATTTGCAAACTGCGGTTTTAAATGGGCAGTTGAATGAAGAGAATTAAAAGACAACAGTTTTTGAAGACAAAGTTCCAGAAATTTACCCTGATCAACAGCTGCCAACTTTGAGCTCTGACCCAATAAACTTTTCCTCATAGCTAACAGAACTTTAATCCTTTTGACAGCCAACAACCTTGAGCTTTAGCCGGTCAAATGTTTGCTCCTTgctttttttatgaataaatgtTTCCTCCTAGATAAAAAGCCAGCTTTCTTCTTCAGTTTCTTGACATTGAATTCCTACAGCGATttgtgaaaagagaaaataaatggaaTATATCATGTCTGATTATATGGCACAAAACTCCTGGCCACAATGCATAAATGAGGAGCTTCTAGGTATAAACAGAAAAAAGGAAGGACTGAGTTTCGCAATAAGTAGCTCGCCATctaattaacaaataataggAAGGATATACCATTAGAAACAAACTGCTTCTCTGAAATATTATGGATGGGAATATGTGGTAAAGTTTTAGAGATTGAAAACATAAATTGAATCTTTAATCATTCGAAAATACTACAACAAAGCGAGAAAGATTAATACATAGGAATCCCAAAATATCTCTTACAAAATTGACCAcgttacaaaaagaaaacacattggAATAAGATTTCAACAACTAATGATGGGAATAGGCAAGTTGATAGGGTTAAAGTGGAAGTTGACATAGAGAATGTGTAACGACCTAGAGAAACTGCTACTCACACCTGTGATATAAccccaaaaagactagtcaatttgAAGCTTCCCTAAAATCACTTATAAACCTAATATCATCTAATAAGTAGCCAATA encodes the following:
- the LOC121246186 gene encoding uncharacterized protein LOC121246186 translates to MTNYDVRDSNSSTMIISKEVSPQSVSRIKGMLEGPEISDLLREVCNTNSKDLYFDLVRGNLKPQRVVRGRVTCLLSVTLAISNFYGSMHGAAVAAVAEMVAIACARTMVDEDKELFLGELSMSYLSAARTNAEVIVDGSVVRSGTNLTVVAVEFKLKETEQLVYTARATFYNMPLSKL